The Devosia sp. YIM 151766 genome includes a region encoding these proteins:
- a CDS encoding type II toxin-antitoxin system ParD family antitoxin — protein MSEKLSITLPAEMVAAIKESVDSGRYSSTSEVLREAMRAWMRDEEEHAERLAALRARIKRSLDDPKPTVPLDDAFVRVRAHADRLLRSR, from the coding sequence ATGTCAGAAAAGCTCAGTATTACCCTGCCGGCCGAAATGGTAGCCGCCATTAAGGAGAGCGTCGATTCTGGACGTTACTCCTCCACCAGTGAAGTGCTGCGCGAGGCGATGCGTGCCTGGATGCGGGACGAGGAAGAGCATGCCGAGCGCCTCGCGGCTCTCCGGGCCCGGATAAAACGATCCCTTGACGATCCCAAGCCGACAGTTCCGCTTGACGATGCTTTCGTCCGGGTGCGGGCACACGCCGACCGATTGCTGCGCTCTCGCTGA
- a CDS encoding type II toxin-antitoxin system RelE/ParE family toxin, with amino-acid sequence MRDLPVRLREEALADLEEIASYLVEHDADEAVVHGFVQRILQQCRKIGHAPEGYVARPDLGAGIRIAPFERSAVIAFRITEESVEIVNVFYGGRDYAALFES; translated from the coding sequence ATGCGCGACCTGCCGGTCCGGCTCCGTGAGGAGGCCCTTGCAGATCTTGAGGAGATCGCGTCCTACCTTGTAGAACATGATGCCGATGAAGCGGTCGTACACGGCTTTGTCCAGCGCATTCTCCAGCAATGCCGGAAAATCGGCCACGCCCCGGAAGGATATGTGGCAAGGCCCGATCTCGGCGCCGGCATCCGTATCGCGCCATTCGAGCGCTCAGCCGTCATCGCCTTTCGGATCACTGAAGAGAGCGTGGAAATCGTCAACGTGTTCTATGGCGGCCGCGACTATGCGGCGCTCTTTGAGTCATAA
- a CDS encoding lipopolysaccharide biosynthesis protein has protein sequence MNLVNSLASQSTIIFGGRLFGAGLVFVVQAFIARVWGAAILGEYLLIIAAVNLIAVAMPLGFQTIGTYFAAEYRARGDRRQLIAFLRYAYGHVAGILVLLLLAGPLLQYLPGQGGVVAGHFVPVALLALATAVVYVNGGVLVGLKRPFAGFFADGIFRPMVVLATFAICALAFELPVDGFDAMLWGIAIGYVLISAVHFGFVVITVRSIDERAEVRQNEWPRWWRFAAPWVLITLATDFLFDIDLLLLANLLAKEELAIFGVCTRIFSLVSFGVAAVYAVTLPDMFESEAQNDRAAFHRKVGEANLVATLVSLVLFALVAVGGPFALLLFGEGFTAGAVPLAILCLALVVRSAMGPASMVLSIHDRPWASLPAVLLGMGALALANWLLVPAFHLVGAALAAIIAISAWSLALWVIALRTAGVDVSILQWFKTRRAVPAE, from the coding sequence ATGAACCTGGTCAACAGCCTCGCCTCCCAGTCCACGATCATTTTCGGCGGGCGCCTGTTCGGCGCGGGACTGGTCTTTGTGGTTCAGGCTTTCATCGCGCGGGTCTGGGGCGCGGCGATCCTGGGCGAATATCTGCTGATCATCGCGGCGGTGAACCTGATCGCGGTGGCGATGCCGCTCGGTTTCCAGACCATCGGGACCTATTTCGCCGCGGAATATCGCGCGCGCGGCGACCGGCGGCAATTGATCGCTTTCCTGCGCTACGCCTATGGGCATGTGGCGGGCATATTGGTGCTGTTGCTATTGGCCGGGCCGCTGCTGCAATATTTGCCGGGGCAGGGCGGCGTCGTGGCCGGGCATTTCGTGCCGGTGGCGCTGCTAGCGCTGGCCACGGCGGTGGTCTATGTCAATGGCGGGGTGCTGGTGGGGCTGAAACGGCCATTCGCGGGCTTTTTCGCCGATGGTATCTTCCGGCCCATGGTGGTGCTGGCCACTTTCGCGATTTGCGCCCTGGCCTTCGAATTGCCGGTGGATGGCTTCGACGCCATGCTCTGGGGCATCGCCATCGGCTATGTGCTCATTTCGGCGGTGCATTTCGGCTTCGTCGTCATCACGGTGCGGAGCATCGACGAGCGCGCCGAGGTGCGACAGAACGAGTGGCCGCGCTGGTGGCGGTTCGCGGCGCCCTGGGTGCTGATCACGCTGGCCACCGATTTCCTCTTCGATATCGATCTGCTGCTGCTGGCCAATCTGCTGGCCAAGGAAGAATTGGCTATTTTTGGCGTGTGCACGCGCATCTTCTCGCTGGTGTCGTTCGGGGTGGCCGCCGTCTATGCGGTGACGCTGCCGGACATGTTCGAGAGCGAAGCGCAGAATGACCGTGCGGCGTTCCATCGCAAGGTCGGGGAGGCCAATCTGGTGGCGACGCTGGTGTCGCTGGTGCTGTTCGCGCTGGTGGCTGTCGGCGGCCCCTTCGCGCTGCTGCTGTTCGGCGAGGGTTTTACTGCCGGCGCGGTGCCATTGGCGATCCTGTGCCTGGCGCTGGTGGTGCGCTCGGCCATGGGGCCGGCCTCGATGGTCCTGTCCATCCATGACCGGCCCTGGGCCAGCCTGCCGGCGGTGCTGCTGGGCATGGGCGCGCTGGCGCTCGCCAATTGGCTGCTGGTGCCGGCATTTCACCTGGTCGGCGCGGCCCTGGCGGCGATCATCGCCATCAGCGCTTGGTCGCTGGCGCTATGGGTGATCGCGTTGCGGACGGCGGGGGTGGATGTGTCGATCCTGCAATGGTTCAAGACGCGACGGGCGGTGCCGGCGGAGTAG
- a CDS encoding peptidoglycan bridge formation glycyltransferase FemA/FemB family protein: MSAIAGLVLDTTIAARHYAPDASEAVTLRRVEGRRWDEVAAGFDGVCQEQLHAFAAIRWPGVTLEAQLAERDGRIVGGALMMVQQLPLGLGNIAISKWAPMLADAQAADRQAIYAGMVEGLMAEYGRKRGMMLSILPHASVAPVNAEYLALRARGFRRGSPLRYPYRYLVNLQLSDAAQRQSFQQTWRRQLNKAEKSALSFEHGGVERLDEFKALYEAMSDRKQFPDHSAYDTLDVLMAMDQRLRPELFFVRHAGAIVAGALIFKAGERAVYLYGATNDQALPLRAGYFLHWHIIRWLRDNTRARWYDLGGTDGFLGLHRFKKGMVGDAGLMHPVPPVVNYAAHPLAFWLGSAAFAARDAVNGFKHRIDLLRPGRARPDQPLPELDDYLK, from the coding sequence ATGTCCGCCATTGCAGGATTGGTCCTCGACACCACGATTGCGGCCCGCCATTACGCGCCGGATGCGAGCGAGGCGGTCACATTGCGCCGCGTCGAGGGCCGTCGCTGGGACGAAGTGGCGGCGGGCTTCGATGGGGTGTGCCAGGAGCAATTGCACGCTTTTGCCGCCATACGCTGGCCGGGCGTGACGCTGGAGGCGCAATTGGCAGAGCGGGACGGCCGCATTGTCGGCGGCGCCTTGATGATGGTGCAGCAATTGCCGCTCGGACTGGGCAATATCGCCATATCGAAATGGGCGCCGATGCTGGCCGATGCGCAAGCGGCCGACCGGCAGGCGATCTATGCCGGCATGGTCGAGGGGCTGATGGCCGAATATGGCCGGAAGCGCGGCATGATGCTGTCCATCCTGCCGCATGCTTCGGTGGCGCCGGTCAATGCCGAATATCTGGCGCTGCGGGCGCGCGGCTTCCGGCGCGGCTCCCCCTTGCGCTATCCCTATCGCTACCTGGTCAATCTGCAGCTCAGCGACGCGGCGCAGCGCCAGAGCTTCCAGCAGACCTGGCGGCGGCAGCTCAACAAGGCGGAGAAATCCGCATTGAGCTTCGAGCATGGCGGGGTCGAGCGGCTGGACGAATTCAAGGCGCTGTACGAGGCGATGAGCGACCGCAAGCAGTTCCCCGACCATTCGGCCTATGACACGCTGGACGTGCTCATGGCGATGGACCAGCGGCTGCGGCCGGAATTGTTCTTCGTGCGGCATGCGGGCGCCATCGTCGCCGGAGCGCTGATCTTCAAGGCCGGGGAGCGGGCGGTCTATCTCTATGGCGCCACCAATGATCAAGCGCTGCCGCTGCGCGCCGGCTATTTCCTGCATTGGCATATCATCCGCTGGCTGCGCGATAACACGCGGGCCCGCTGGTACGATTTGGGCGGCACGGACGGTTTTCTCGGGCTGCACCGGTTCAAGAAGGGCATGGTGGGGGATGCGGGGCTGATGCATCCGGTGCCGCCGGTGGTCAATTATGCGGCGCACCCGCTGGCCTTCTGGCTGGGCAGCGCCGCCTTCGCCGCGCGCGACGCGGTCAATGGCTTCAAGCACCGGATCGACCTGCTGCGGCCGGGCCGGGCCCGGCCCGACCAGCCATTGCCCGAGCTGGACGATTACCTGAAATGA
- a CDS encoding YjbE family putative metal transport protein (Members of this highly hydrophobic protein family,regularly are found preceded by the yybP-ykoY manganese riboswitch (see RF00080). A metal cation transport function is proposed.) has translation MFGIDPSFLSSLFQVILIDLVLAGDNAVVIGLAAAGLAPDLRRKAILIGILAATVLRICFALITTQLLSLGGGLLIAGGLLLLWVCWKMFRELTVSEHEEREATEALADADLNTDGKVAGKAPRKTLRQAVIQIIIADVSMSLDNVLAVAGAAQHHFEALIFGLALSVVLMGVAATFIARLLHRFRWIAWIGLILILFVAIRMGLEGLGDFIVIPEIPLLYTPHAAGVAH, from the coding sequence ATGTTCGGTATCGATCCGAGTTTCCTCAGCTCGCTCTTTCAGGTCATTCTCATCGATCTGGTTCTGGCAGGGGACAATGCGGTGGTCATCGGCCTGGCGGCGGCCGGGCTGGCGCCGGATTTGCGGCGCAAGGCCATCCTGATCGGCATTCTCGCCGCTACCGTGCTGCGCATATGCTTCGCCCTGATCACCACGCAATTGCTGTCGCTGGGCGGCGGGCTGCTGATCGCGGGCGGGCTGCTGCTGCTCTGGGTGTGCTGGAAGATGTTCCGCGAATTGACGGTGTCCGAGCACGAGGAGCGCGAGGCCACCGAAGCGCTGGCCGATGCCGATCTCAACACCGACGGCAAAGTCGCAGGCAAGGCTCCGCGCAAGACCCTGCGGCAGGCCGTCATCCAGATCATCATCGCCGATGTCTCCATGTCGCTCGACAATGTGCTGGCGGTGGCGGGCGCGGCGCAGCACCATTTCGAGGCGCTGATTTTCGGCCTGGCGTTGTCGGTGGTGCTGATGGGCGTGGCGGCGACCTTTATCGCGCGGCTGCTGCACCGGTTCCGCTGGATCGCCTGGATCGGCCTCATCCTCATCCTGTTCGTGGCCATCCGCATGGGGCTGGAGGGATTGGGGGATTTCATCGTCATTCCCGAAATTCCCTTGCTCTATACGCCGCATGCGGCCGGGGTCGCCCATTAG
- a CDS encoding endonuclease/exonuclease/phosphatase family protein, translated as MLSKAEFRGGVLGVSAILIVVLLLVSVRPGLPGELLLQSLRLHLILVGLGLALLAMALGARWRGLAVLLIVLASGAHAALFVWDFHARRAAPMGEPAAQFRFLSFNVLSGNPRAAELVDAIIADPPDVMLVMETPGIEPYLDRLAGVLPYRVGCEAGGRCDISLHSRFPIADAQLRLLPPFGPERVVTGRVSVDGHGVTIAGLHLSKPYFDQASWIELAFIRRLLRDIEGPMVVAGDFNAAPWTEPVALLGEELQLAPGPWPIATWPVLLGPLGVPIDNMFSRGNARLLVLESGDSHGSNHRPLWADVALYPEP; from the coding sequence ATGCTGAGCAAGGCGGAGTTTCGGGGTGGGGTGCTTGGGGTTTCGGCGATCCTGATTGTCGTGCTGCTGCTGGTGTCGGTGCGGCCGGGACTGCCGGGCGAATTGCTGTTGCAGAGCTTGCGGCTGCATCTGATCCTCGTCGGACTGGGGCTGGCGCTGCTGGCCATGGCGCTCGGCGCGCGGTGGCGCGGGCTGGCGGTGCTGCTGATCGTGCTGGCCAGCGGGGCGCATGCGGCGCTGTTCGTCTGGGATTTCCACGCACGGCGGGCGGCGCCGATGGGCGAGCCGGCGGCGCAGTTCCGCTTCCTGAGCTTCAATGTCTTGTCGGGCAATCCACGGGCAGCGGAATTGGTGGATGCCATCATCGCCGATCCGCCCGATGTCATGCTGGTGATGGAGACGCCGGGCATCGAACCATATCTCGACCGCCTGGCGGGGGTGCTGCCCTATCGCGTCGGCTGCGAGGCGGGCGGCCGCTGCGATATTTCGCTGCATTCGCGCTTTCCCATCGCGGATGCGCAATTGCGGCTATTGCCGCCCTTCGGGCCGGAGCGCGTGGTGACCGGGCGGGTGAGCGTGGATGGGCACGGCGTCACCATTGCCGGACTGCATCTGTCCAAGCCGTATTTCGACCAGGCGTCGTGGATAGAGCTGGCTTTTATCCGCCGATTGCTGCGCGATATCGAGGGGCCGATGGTGGTGGCGGGCGATTTCAACGCCGCGCCCTGGACCGAGCCGGTGGCGCTATTGGGCGAGGAATTGCAATTGGCGCCGGGGCCCTGGCCGATCGCGACCTGGCCGGTATTGCTGGGTCCCCTGGGCGTGCCGATCGACAATATGTTTTCGCGCGGCAATGCCCGCCTGCTGGTGCTGGAATCAGGCGACAGCCATGGTTCCAATCACCGGCCGCTCTGGGCCGATGTCGCGCTCTATCCAGAGCCATAG
- a CDS encoding 2-isopropylmalate synthase, whose product MSAAASNSNKERVYIFDTTLRDGEQSPGATMTLEEKLQVADALDEMGVDIIEAGFPIASVGDFEAVVAVAKQAKNATVAGLARAISADIDRAGEAVRHARKGRIHTFVSTSPIHLAHQMKKTEDEVIEIIARTVAQARNLIDDVEWSAMDATRTPIEFLKRCVETAIKAGATTINLPDTVGYAVPEEHFAMFKDIIESVPGADKAIFSVHCHDDLGMAVANSLAGLAGGARQIECTINGLGERAGNAALEEVVMALRTRGDAMPYYTEVESTHLARASRIVSAASNFPVQYNKAIVGKNAFAHESGIHQDGMLKNAETYEIMTPASVGIKETTLVMGKHSGRAAFKDKLKELGYELGDNAFQEAFQRFKDLADRKKHVYDADIVALVDDEVGSVGDRIRLVDMEVVSKTGGVHRCDLTVTIDGVESTVSYEGTGSVDAIFNAIKQVSGQDPHLVLYAVDGVTGGTDAQASANVRLEMNGRIASGNAAEPDTLVASARAYLNALNRVMIERGASAQGALAG is encoded by the coding sequence ATGTCCGCAGCCGCCAGCAATTCGAACAAAGAACGCGTCTATATCTTCGACACCACCCTGCGCGACGGCGAGCAATCGCCGGGCGCGACCATGACGCTGGAAGAAAAGCTCCAGGTGGCCGATGCGCTGGACGAAATGGGCGTCGACATTATCGAGGCCGGTTTCCCGATCGCCTCGGTGGGTGATTTCGAGGCGGTGGTCGCGGTGGCCAAGCAGGCCAAGAATGCCACTGTCGCCGGGCTGGCCCGCGCCATTTCGGCCGATATCGACCGCGCCGGCGAGGCGGTGCGCCATGCGCGGAAGGGGCGCATCCATACGTTCGTCTCGACCTCGCCGATCCATCTGGCGCATCAGATGAAGAAGACCGAGGACGAGGTGATCGAGATCATCGCCCGCACCGTGGCACAGGCGCGCAACCTCATCGATGACGTGGAATGGAGCGCGATGGACGCGACCCGCACCCCGATCGAGTTTCTCAAGCGCTGCGTCGAGACGGCGATCAAGGCCGGCGCGACGACGATCAACCTGCCCGATACGGTGGGCTATGCGGTGCCGGAAGAGCATTTCGCCATGTTCAAGGACATTATCGAGAGCGTGCCGGGCGCCGACAAGGCGATCTTCTCGGTGCATTGCCATGACGATCTGGGCATGGCGGTGGCCAATTCGCTGGCCGGACTGGCCGGCGGGGCGCGGCAGATCGAATGCACGATCAACGGGCTGGGCGAGCGCGCCGGCAATGCGGCGCTGGAAGAAGTGGTGATGGCGCTGCGCACCCGTGGCGATGCCATGCCCTATTATACCGAGGTCGAGAGCACCCATCTGGCGCGGGCCAGCCGGATCGTCTCGGCAGCCTCGAATTTCCCGGTGCAATATAACAAGGCCATTGTGGGCAAGAATGCCTTCGCCCATGAAAGCGGCATCCACCAAGACGGCATGCTGAAAAATGCCGAGACCTACGAAATCATGACCCCGGCCAGCGTCGGCATCAAGGAAACCACGCTGGTCATGGGCAAGCATTCGGGCCGCGCCGCCTTCAAGGACAAGCTCAAGGAACTGGGCTACGAACTGGGCGACAATGCCTTCCAGGAAGCCTTCCAACGCTTCAAGGATCTGGCCGACCGCAAGAAGCACGTCTATGACGCCGATATCGTGGCCCTGGTGGACGACGAGGTCGGCTCGGTCGGCGACCGGATCAGGCTGGTGGACATGGAGGTCGTCTCCAAGACCGGCGGCGTGCATCGCTGCGACCTGACCGTGACCATCGATGGGGTGGAGAGCACGGTGTCTTATGAAGGCACCGGCTCGGTGGACGCCATCTTCAATGCCATCAAGCAGGTTTCCGGGCAGGACCCGCATCTGGTGCTCTATGCCGTGGACGGCGTCACCGGCGGCACCGACGCACAGGCTTCGGCCAATGTGCGGCTGGAAATGAATGGCCGGATCGCCTCGGGCAATGCGGCGGAGCCCGATACGCTGGTGGCCTCGGCGCGGGCCTATCTCAATGCGCTCAACCGGGTGATGATCGAGCGCGGCGCCTCGGCCCAGGGCGCGCTGGCGGGGTAG